A stretch of Manduca sexta isolate Smith_Timp_Sample1 unplaced genomic scaffold, JHU_Msex_v1.0 HiC_scaffold_2233, whole genome shotgun sequence DNA encodes these proteins:
- the LOC119192012 gene encoding transmembrane protein KIAA1109 homolog, translating into MELHGTNISLACFHGNSFKAKSWALFSLKDPCISFATEAQQVANDEEELEVHVVQSLTASLGGAGVARSGGGGGHQSVATVCRMTRALLFPPQFKTLREWFHYAFANSEIDAIEMFPSLEREAGMGPGPGAGAGAAPSTAAPGASGSTERKGGGGGGAGGGAGAGAGEQHVREVIFALPALQLHLRTHHLQAARAPGDGEEKPVVECSFITEFEDHIFVSVDAEAFLFLHDLISSYIKEKDRVMPGAGRSAWGEASTSGANNANNTNNTRTPKPEGLAQDYRDYRCITWHLEPTVRLLSWAGKSIEPYGVDYILQKLGFSHARTTIPKWLQRGTLDPLDKVLSLALLRLVAIVPHK; encoded by the exons ATGGAGCTACACGGCACGAACATATCGCTGGCCTGTTTCCATGGCAACAGTTTCAAGGCCAAGTCCTGGGCGTTGTTCAGCCTGAAGGACCCGTGCATCAGTTTTGCCACCGAAGCGCAGCAGGTCGCGAATGATGAAG AGGAGTTGGAAGTGCACGTGGTGCAGAGTTTGACGGCGAGCCTGGGTGGTGCGGGAGTGGCACGGAGCGGTGGTGGTGGCGGCCACCAGTCCGTCGCCACCGTGTGCCGCATGACGCGTGCGCTGCTGTTCCCGCCGCAGTTCAAGACATTGCGAGAATGGTTCCATTATGCGTTCGCTAACAGCGAGATCGACG CAATCGAGATGTTCCCGTCACTGGAGCGCGAGGCAGGCATGGGCCCCGGGCCGGGGGCAGGCGCAGGCGCGGCGCCCAGCACGGCGGCGCCCGGGGCGAGCGGCTCGACGGAGCGCaagggcggcggcggcggcggcgcgggcggcggggcgggcgcgggcgcgggcgagcAGCACGTGCGCGAGGTGATCTTCGCGCTGCCCGCGCTGCAGCTGCACCTGCGCACGCACCACCTGCAGGCCGCGCGCGCGCCCGGCGACGGCG AAGAGAAGCCAGTCGTGGAGTGCAGCTTCATCACGGAGTTCGAGGATCACATATTCGTGTCGGTGGACGCGGAGGCGTTCCTGTTCCTGCACGATCTCATATCTTCGTACATCAAGGAGAAAGATCGCGTT ATGCCCGGAGCTGGTCGGTCGGCGTGGGGAGAGGCGAGCACCAGCGGAGCCAACAACGCAAACAACACCAACAACACGCGGACTCCAAAGCCCGAGGGACTCGCGCAGGACTACAGGGATTACCGCTGCATCACCTGGCACCTGGAGCCGACTGTCAG ATTACTATCATGGGCGGGCAAGTCGATCGAGCCGTACGGCGTGGACTACATCTTGCAGAAGTTAGGGTTCAGCCATGCGCGGACCACCATCCCCAAGTGGCTGCAGCGCGGGACCCTCGACCCGCTCGACAAGGTGCTCTCGCTGGCGCTGCTGCGCCTCGTCGCCATCGTGCCGCACAAGTAA
- the LOC119192013 gene encoding mitochondrial fission 1 protein-like encodes MEDVLDETVSSEDLQKFEKVFHEQLHSGNVTHKAQFEYAWCLVRSKYPTDIRKGILLLKELFNSHAEGKRDYLFYLAIGNARIKEYNKALHYVKSFLEIEPANQQVLALERQINKRMEKEGLIGMAVAGGAVLALGGIVGLGIALASSKK; translated from the exons ATGGAGGACGTTTTGGACGAGACCGTCTCCTCGGAAGATTTGCAA AAGTTCGAGAAAGTGTTTCACGAGCAGTTACATAGCGGCAATGTGACGCACAAAGCGCAGTTCGAGTACGCGTGGTGCCTCGTCAGGAGCAAATACCCAACCGACATAAGAAAG GGTATATTACTCCTGAAAGAACTCTTCAATTCGCACGCAGAGGGGAAGCGTGACTACCTGTTCTACCTTGCCATCGGCAATGCTAGGATCAAGGAGTACAACAAGGCGCTGCATTATGTTAAGTCATTCCTGGAGATCGAGCCTGCTAACCAACAGGTTTTGGCGTTGGAG CGTCAGATCAACAAGCGCATGGAGAAGGAGGGGCTGATCGGCATGGcggtggcgggcggcgcggtgCTGGCGCTCGGCGGCATCGTGGGCCTCGGGATCGCTCTCGCCTCGAGCAAGAAATAG
- the LOC119192011 gene encoding ubiquitin-like-conjugating enzyme ATG3, with amino-acid sequence MQSVINTVKGTALGVAGYLTPVLKESKFHETGVLTPEEFVAAGDHLVHHCPTWQWAKGEEAKVRPYLPADKQFLITRNVPCYRRCKQIEYCEDKEKVIEDEHDEDGGWVDTHHYDNAGSPTVEEKVCEMTLEAADTGDSDGEGPAGDPDDEEDDEDGEAEDMEQFQESGLLDEVDPSTDLAPRKDPKPKVEKKSKVEGDEIIKTRTYDLHITYDKYYQTPRLWLIGYDENRTLLSVEAMYEDVSQDHAKKTVTMESHPHLSGPSMASVHPCRHAEVMKKIIETVTESGGEMGVHSYLIVFLKFVQTVIPTIEYDFTQNFSIN; translated from the exons ATGCAGAGCGTGATCAACACGGTGAAGGGCACGGCTCTCGGAGTCGCAGGCTATCTTACACCGGTACTGAAG GAATCGAAGTTTCACGAGACTGGCGTCCTGACTCCGGAGGAGTTCGTGGCGGCTGGAGATCACCTGGTGCACCACTGCCCGACCTGGCAGTGGGCCAAGGGTGAGGAGGCGAAGGTCAGGCCATACCTGCCAGCTGACAAACAGTTCCTCATCACCAGGAATGTGCCTTGCTACAGGCGGTGCAAGCAG ATAGAGTACTGCGAGGACAAGGAGAAGGTAATAGAGGATGAACATGATGAGGATGGTGGCTGGGTGGACACGCATCATTATGATAACGCTGGATCTCCCACTGTTGAAGAAAAG GTATGTGAAATGACCCTGGAAGCAGCCGACACCGGCGACAGTGACGGTGAGGGCCCGGCTGGTGACCCTGATGATGAGGAGGATGATGAAGACGGCGAGGCCGAGGACATGGAGCAGTTCCAGGAATCAGGGCTGCTTGATGAAGTGGATCCG TCGACTGACCTGGCGCCGCGCAAGGACCCCAAGCCGAAGGTCGAGAAGAAGTCGAAGGTGGAGGGCGACGAGATCATCAAGACGCGCACGTACGACCTGCACATCACGTACGACAAGTACTACCAGACGCCGCGGCTTTGGCTCATCGGTTATGACGAG AACCGCACCCTGCTGAGCGTGGAGGCAATGTACGAGGACGTGTCGCAGGACCACGCCAAGAAGACCGTCACCATGGAGTCGCACCCGCATCTATCCGGACCCAGCATGGCGTCCGTACACCCCTGCCG ACACGCGGAAGTGATGAAGAAGATAATCGAGACAGTGACAGAGAGCGGCGGCGAGATGGGCGTGCACTCGTATCTCATAGTGTTCCTGAAGTTCGTGCAGACCGTCATCCCCACCATCGAGTACGACTTCACGCAGAACTTCTCCATCAACTAG